Within Geovibrio ferrireducens, the genomic segment TTGACTCCGCAGGGCTGGATTTCCTGATTCGTGCGCTTATCCACAGCGGCAGGGCAGAAGAGGCATCGGACACCCTCGCAAGGGAGACTGCCGCCGGAAATATAAAAAATGAGCAGTATATTGTTTATTCTGCTCTTTTTGTTTTATACGGTGATTTGAGTGCGGCAAGACAGTTTATTGAGAAAGCGGACACAGGCAGACCTCTGGCATCGCTTTCTCTCCTTCAGGCTGCGTTCGTTAAGGTTTTTCTGAAAGATTTTGACTCTGCCCACGCTTTTATGGGTCGGCTTTATGAGAAAGATAAAGAGTTTTTTCTGAATACCAATCTGCCGGCTTTATATTTTCTTCTTGCGTTGGTTTCCAGAGGCCTTGGGTATCAGGATGCATCACGGATTCGAGATTCTTTCGCCCATCGGGATAATTTTTACGCTTATAAAGAACATCTCTGGGATAAGATACCTGTTTCTGAGAATGCTTTTCAGGCTTATCATTTCACCGGAATTTACGATACATAGCTTATCTCTATCTTTAGAAAACGGAGTGTTTTTTGAACGGATTCATGGAACTGCTTTTCGGTTCAATGCCTGCAGATTACCGCTGGCTTATGATGCTGAAAGAAGCTGCTGATAAAGAATATTTTGACTTTGCCGAGGCTGAGGCCGCAGCGGATAAAATCAATAAAACAGACTCTGAATATAAAAATGCCCTCTCCCGCCTTGCCTATTTTCTGGCACATATCAGACAGTACAATGATGCGCTCAGACTTTTTGAAAAAGACAGTGCCTCCGGCAGGCAGACATGGTGGGGAAAACTCCGTCATGCTGAATGTATTGCGCTGAGCGGTGACGCTGCCACTGCTTCCGCAATAGTTCTGGAAACGTATTCCGAAAATACTGCGGCGGTGAACGGCTTCGGTCATATGGGCTGGTCTCTTCTCCGTGCGGGGAAAGCTGAACGCGCGGAAGTTATTGAAATTATAAAAAGGGATATTGAACTCGGCCGCATCACAAACGGTTTTAAGCTTGTAGCTGGGCGTATTATTGCGCCTGTGCAGGCAGACATGGCAGAAAAGCTGATTAACGAGGCATATAGTGCAGATTCCTCTCTGAAAGACGGTTTCTCAATGGCTGCCGCAGAGTTTTTGCTGATGAAAAATTATGCCGCTGCCCTCATATGGTTTGAAAAGGACGATGCATGCGGCAGAATGTCGCCTGAGCAGAGGCTGAAATATGCTGAACTGCTTGCCCGTAAGGGCAGAACGGCAGATGCCGAGAAAAATACTGAAACGGCGTACAGTGCAGATTCCTCTCTGAGAGACGGTTATTCTCGGCTGTTCAGGTTTTCATCAGTGTTTGATACTCCGCGTTATGCGTATCTTCTGGCAGAGGATAAAAGGCGCGGACGCTCCACGGGCATTTATGCTGAGGCTGATGCCGAGAGACTGTCAGAAAACTATGGACTGCTTGCTGATATTGAGCGGGCAGAAAAACGGTTCGGAATGTCTGTTGGTTTGCAGTATGCGGCTCTGGAGAAAATGGTTCGGGAAAATGCCGGGGCGGGTTTCGCTGATGTTCTTGGTTTCAGACTGAAAATTGCCAGTCCTTTCGATGTCCTTGTGCAGTTCAGGGAGATCTTCCTTGAAGAAAACTACTATTTTACAAGCGAGAAGGAAGCACCTTTCATTATAGACGGCGGTGCGAATGCTGGAATGGCACTTGCCTATTTCAAATGGCTTTATCCCTCATCTGTTATAACCGCTTTTGAGCCGAACCCCGAACTTTTTGAAATCTGCAAAGAGAATATAGAATCAAACGGGTGGAAGGGCATTACCCTGCATCCTTATGCCTTGAGTGATTCCGAAGGAACGGTCCAGTTCACCGTTTACCCGGCCATGCCTATGGGCTCAGGGATAGCAGGGAGGTTCTCAGCCCTTGAGTCCCGTACAATAGATGTTCAGACCGTTCGCCTCAGCAGGCACATGAGCGAATACACCGACTTCCTCAAGCTGGATATAGAGGGAGCTGAGGAAGCTGTGTGCAGGGAAGCGGAGGATAAGCTGATTGAAAACTGCGGAGCAGGCTTCATTGAGTATCATTATGATTCTGAAACGGCAGAGAACAGTTTGGGAAGTATTCTACATCTTCTCGAAGATAAAGGGTTTGAATATGAAATAAGCGGCAGGCGCATCCGGCGTAAGAATGCCGCTCCTGCTGACAAATGGTCTATGAATATCTTTTTTACATCACGGAGAAAGTCGGATGACTGAACCGAATGATGTAAGGGTGGTGAAACCCGAATTCAGACATTATGCGGAACCGGACAGCAGAGTGCTTGATATTCTGATGCTGTCTGTTTCGGAATGGGAGGCTATGCCCTTTTACGCAAGAGTTCATGCTAACGAATTTTACCTTCTTCTGTGTTCGCTTGATATTAAACCCCGCCATATTCTGGAATGGGGCAGCGGGTATTCCACCTATCTTTTCAGCTATTTTGCAGGCATATGGGGTACGGAGTATATTCTGAGCATAGACGATAACAAGAAATATCAGGATGATATTCTGGAGAAATTAAGGCCCTGCCAGCCTTATCTGGAGGCTTGCAGCATTTCTCAGACAGGGCAGATATGGCCTTGGGATGCTGAGGAATATAATTATGCAACATTTCCCTTCTCAACAGGTAAAAAATTTGATCTTGTGTTTGTGGACGGAAGAAGGCGGAACGAATGTATGTTTGCGGCCAGCAGGTGCCTTGCCGAAAAGGGGCTCGTAATCCTGCATGATTCATGGCGGAAACGTTATGAACTCGGAATGAGCCTCTTCAGGAAAATCAATATATTTGATGAATACACTGTCATGATGAGCATGGAGGCAAAGTGAAAAAGGTGCTTCTTATAAACTCTTCATTTTCTGTGAGTGAACGCCGTTATTCCTCATTCGGCCCTCCTTTGGGTATTATCTCTGTTGCATCGGCACTCCGTGAGAGCGGCTATAGGGTTATCTTTGTCGACCCTCAAGTTGAGGAAAATTATGAAGAGATGATCCGTATTGCTCTTGACGATGAACTGCTGTTTGTCGGTATGTCTGCGTATATGGGGGCAAATCTGAAAAATTGTCTAAAGCTGACGAGGGAAGTAAAGGCTATGCGTCCAGATTTACCGGTTGTCTGGGGAGGGCCTCTTGCATCGTCTCTTCCTGAGGAATGCTTCAGGAAGGCCGATGTCGATTTTATTGTTATGGGTGCAGGAGAGGAGACTATTGTTCAGCTTGCGGCCTACCTTGCTGATAAAGAACCGGGTAAAGTTCTGTTCAACCCTTATATATCTTTTAGGAAAGATGAAAATAAGTATGAAATAGGCCGTCTGTACAGTTTCAATGGAGATATAGAAAATCTTCCGGCAATAGATTTGAGGTTGTGGGAAAAAGGGATCAAGAAAATGAATTCCATCCCTTTAATAACCTCAAGAGGCTGTCCCTACAAATGCAGTTTCTGCTATAACACCTTTAATGAAAAAGGGAAATATTTCCTGAGAACAGCTCAGTCAATTATTGACGAGATGGACAGCAATTCTGTGAGTTTCTCATGCACGAACTTCAGCTTTATTGATGACAATTTTCTTATAAATGAGAACCGTGCTCTGGATGTGTTTGCTCATGCTGAGAAAAAAGGATATAGAATACAAAGGGTTTACGGACATTTGAATAACTTTACTCCGAAAATTCAAGAAGCGCTGATAAAAGGGAAAATCGGCGTAACTATGTGTATTGAATCAGGTTCCGCTAGAATAAGGAAAATTCTGAATAAACATATAGACACGGACAAAGCCGTTGCACTGATCAGAAATCTTACTTCAGCCTCTGTACCGTTTGTTACTGCATTTCTCTTTGGTATTCCGGGTGAAGAGTTTGATGATATACGGCAGAGTGTGGGGCTTGCTAAAATCATCGATGGAGTTTCAGACGGTAAAGCGGTTTCAATGTTTTATCTTTATGCCCCGCAGCCCAAAGACCGTATTGTTGAGGAATATGAGAGGCAAGGAGTCAAGCTTGATTTTGCCTTTGAGAATATGTCTGATGTGGAAGTTGTGCCTGTTCCTCCTAATGATATGATAAATCTTCAAATACGCCCGTGGATGACAGGAGATATGGCGGAATTCTATAAAAATCTTGCAGAGGTATGGCTTTATCATTTCGGATCTAAGAAAAATAAAGGGAATTATTCTTTGGAAAATGCGTATAAAAATCATTCCAAAATAAAAGAATTGTTCTTATGAAAATATACTTTGCGGGTAATCAGGTCTGCATGAAACGCGGGCTTGACACGGAACGCTTTAAGAGATACTTCGCCGCCAACGGATGGACAGAGGCGGAAACAGCGGAGAGTGCTGATGCGGTTATAGCCGTTACATGCGCCTTTGTCTCGTCATATACCGCAACTGCTGTGGGTATGCTTGAGGAACTCAAAAAACAGGGCAAAAGGCTGATAGTTTACGGCTGTCTGCCGGATATGGCACATGATGAGTTTGAGAAGGTTTTCAGCGGCGAATTTTTCAGCACAAAAA encodes:
- a CDS encoding FkbM family methyltransferase; translation: MNGFMELLFGSMPADYRWLMMLKEAADKEYFDFAEAEAAADKINKTDSEYKNALSRLAYFLAHIRQYNDALRLFEKDSASGRQTWWGKLRHAECIALSGDAATASAIVLETYSENTAAVNGFGHMGWSLLRAGKAERAEVIEIIKRDIELGRITNGFKLVAGRIIAPVQADMAEKLINEAYSADSSLKDGFSMAAAEFLLMKNYAAALIWFEKDDACGRMSPEQRLKYAELLARKGRTADAEKNTETAYSADSSLRDGYSRLFRFSSVFDTPRYAYLLAEDKRRGRSTGIYAEADAERLSENYGLLADIERAEKRFGMSVGLQYAALEKMVRENAGAGFADVLGFRLKIASPFDVLVQFREIFLEENYYFTSEKEAPFIIDGGANAGMALAYFKWLYPSSVITAFEPNPELFEICKENIESNGWKGITLHPYALSDSEGTVQFTVYPAMPMGSGIAGRFSALESRTIDVQTVRLSRHMSEYTDFLKLDIEGAEEAVCREAEDKLIENCGAGFIEYHYDSETAENSLGSILHLLEDKGFEYEISGRRIRRKNAAPADKWSMNIFFTSRRKSDD
- a CDS encoding class I SAM-dependent methyltransferase codes for the protein MTEPNDVRVVKPEFRHYAEPDSRVLDILMLSVSEWEAMPFYARVHANEFYLLLCSLDIKPRHILEWGSGYSTYLFSYFAGIWGTEYILSIDDNKKYQDDILEKLRPCQPYLEACSISQTGQIWPWDAEEYNYATFPFSTGKKFDLVFVDGRRRNECMFAASRCLAEKGLVILHDSWRKRYELGMSLFRKINIFDEYTVMMSMEAK
- a CDS encoding B12-binding domain-containing radical SAM protein, producing MKKVLLINSSFSVSERRYSSFGPPLGIISVASALRESGYRVIFVDPQVEENYEEMIRIALDDELLFVGMSAYMGANLKNCLKLTREVKAMRPDLPVVWGGPLASSLPEECFRKADVDFIVMGAGEETIVQLAAYLADKEPGKVLFNPYISFRKDENKYEIGRLYSFNGDIENLPAIDLRLWEKGIKKMNSIPLITSRGCPYKCSFCYNTFNEKGKYFLRTAQSIIDEMDSNSVSFSCTNFSFIDDNFLINENRALDVFAHAEKKGYRIQRVYGHLNNFTPKIQEALIKGKIGVTMCIESGSARIRKILNKHIDTDKAVALIRNLTSASVPFVTAFLFGIPGEEFDDIRQSVGLAKIIDGVSDGKAVSMFYLYAPQPKDRIVEEYERQGVKLDFAFENMSDVEVVPVPPNDMINLQIRPWMTGDMAEFYKNLAEVWLYHFGSKKNKGNYSLENAYKNHSKIKELFL